A window of the Ostrea edulis chromosome 1, xbOstEdul1.1, whole genome shotgun sequence genome harbors these coding sequences:
- the LOC125668247 gene encoding pleckstrin homology domain-containing family G member 4B-like isoform X3, with product MNSAGGGATPGPGPGGGQRPGSPRSPGFYKHRNLDTPKTIMDVDYKLLNSGIAVLPGSRDSEERSVVFIFTNSSLWQNQQVPSAELSRLLMYYRNVPREEVRSKGITIVAVIQGATTSVINTLLESLYLFEGNCPGGIAVLHFLADTYTQPLLQMSPVFDSQTPFKLDVLLAPALLQEFIPLDQLLLDLDGLYMYNHEEWIRFHLELDPFINKIRSVAKYLMVTMQELSEPHVMPVTAQESTQLIEHHEQTMKAAFNDPRLISLQNEGESVINCLRRMDPHMGHSEDYRDLMESVNRLYDSLNSSMVKLVHIADSRLSKLEHCQQLREFEEECTKIITWTEKTGEEFLQRHTQLGDNLKAIRTQQKEFEKFYFCAMTHIEKGNDLLDEASMLAQSGSFNEATGYKELARTLKKHLQSFTSKLEDTREQIEHTAKCYQLLDKTYEWALDAMKYVASMKMEHCETLTGLDKLLRSLELYLRDHPVMKPETFTYMFDLAEKLQSDKLLEQCRVAKERCDETQKLLTLRQCTLKRAREKLEMEQRENTPADSRKSFVREQSPAASVVSSRKFPVPQESVWEPQSSSTPVRQVRPHPELIKSVSERFLRSQLHREDFYTQDMSDRIVTALPKSLIESRQGSSREDLTEAGSDTASASPSHDYKSSPIHLVSPITGYSTSSLPLHSRPQKKVIKRTPTVPLPGNIIMEEEDQLVDHKYSLMSKSQDPRPISMITASSDSLSSLPEEETETQGPDGEQPLPPPPPLRQWTPVPVNSHLTSMPAVSELKLSNAEKSKRTLSHIMREMIQTERDYVLSLQYVIEYYLPELQRPDVPQALRGKGSIIFGNIEKIYQFHSRYFLREVERCERNPFQISNYFLMHESQFYLYALYNKNKPKSDLLMAEYGKMFFKDKQAKLGDKMDLASYLLKPVQRMGKYALLLKQIMKECPPSDQEFQDLRAAEQMVKFQLRHGNDLLAMDSLKDCDVNLQEQGRLLRQDEFIVWQGRRKSLRHVFLFEDLILFSKTRRGRNGGPDSYLYKYSLKMAEVGLTESYGDTGYKFEIWFRKRSKGDSYILQAQSSDIRHHWVKEISRVLWNQAIKNREKHMSEMATMGIGNKPCLEIKPSANQINDRFINVASGNFQSRTRNSIAVSSFDHIHQNNKRPHSIISVSSTSSSSSSHSGAFYPHHLIQDSSRTNYLSNESGIGTDISSGEDHGARCDQSERGLVFTRQTAINEPNLFSDAISTDV from the exons CCACCCCAGGCCCAGGGCCGGGAGGAGGCCAGAGGCCCGGTAGTCCTAGGAGCCCAGGCTTCTACAAACATCGAAATCTAGATACCCCCAAAACTATTATGGATGTGGATTATAAACTTCTGAATTCAGGAATAGCTGTCCTTCCAG GCAGTCGGGATTCTGAGGAGCGTTCAGTGGTATTCATCTTCACCAATAGTTCCCTTTGGCAGAACCAACAGGTGCCCAGTGCTGAATTGTCCAGGCTACTAATGTACTACAGGAATGTTCCCAG GGAGGAAGTTCGTTCCAAGGGTATAACAATTGTGGCCGTGATACAGGGAGCTACAACTTCTGTTATCAACACTCTATTAGAAAGCCTCTACCTATTTGAA GGGAACTGCCCGGGAGGAATAGCTGTCCTACATTTCTTAGCCGATACTTACACCCAACCTTTACTGCAGATGTCACCAGTATTCGACTCTCAAACTCCATTCAAA TTGGATGTTCTACTGGCTCCAGCGTTATTGCAAGAGTTCATTCCCTTAGATCAGCTTCTGTTAGATCTGGATGGtctttacatgtataatcacGAGGAGTGGATCCGATTTCATTTG GAATTGGATCCATTTATAAACAAGATTAGGAGTGTAGCTAAATACCTCATGGTCACCATGCAAGAGCTCAGTGAACCCCATGTGATGCCAGTTACTGCTCAGGAATCCACACAACTCATTGAGCACCATGAGCAGACCATGAAGGCAGCATTCAATGATCCAAGACTGATATCCCTCCAGAACGAGGGAGAGTCGGTCATCAACTGCCTCCGAAGGATGGATCCCCACATGGGGCATTCTGAGGACTACAG AGATCTGATGGAGTCTGTGAACAGGCTATATGACAGTCTGAACAGCAGTATGGTTAAACTGGTTCACATAGCTGATAGTCGCCTCTCAAAGCTTGAACACTGCCAGCAGCTCAGGGAGTTTGAGGAAGAATGCACAAAG ATTATCACTTGGACTGAGAAGACAGGTGAGGAGTTTCTACAAAGACACACTCAGCTTGGGGACAACCTAAAGGCCATCCGCACACAGCAGAAAGAgtttgaaaaattctacttcTGCGCAATG aCCCACATAGAAAAGGGCAATGATCTGTTGGATGAAGCTAGTATGCTGGCTCAATCTGGAAGCTTCAATGAAGCCACAGGTTACAAGGAACTGGCTCGCACTCTAAAGAAGCATCTACAGTCCTTTACATCCAAACTCGAGGACACTCGCGAGCAGATCGAGCACACTGCTAAGTGTTATCAGCTTCTAGATAAA ACTTATGAGTGGGCTTTAGATGCTATGAAGTATGTAGCGAGTATGAAAATGGAACACTGTGAGACACTAACTGGACTAGATAAGTTGTTACGGAGTTTAGAGTTGTATCTTCGAGATCATCCTGTTATGAAACCAGAAACATTCACATATATGTTTGATCTGGCAGAAAAACTACAGAGTGACAAATTGTTAGAACAATGTCGTGTGGCTAAGGAACGCTGTGATGAAACACAGAAATTATTAACGTTACGGCAATGTACATTAAAACGTGCAAGAGAAAAACTAGAAATGGAACAAAGGGAGAATACTCCAGCAGATAGCAGGAAATCCTTTGTGAGGGAGCAATCTCCTGCAGCCAGTGTTGTGAGTTCCAGGAAATTCCCTGTCCCCCAGGAGTCAGTGTGGGAGCCTCAGTCCTCCAGTACTCCTGTCAGACAAGTGAGGCCCCACCCCGAACTAATCAAAAGTGTGTCAGAACGCTTCCTCAGGTCCCAGTTACATCGGGAAGACTTTTATACCCAGGATATGTCAGACCGTATTGTGACAGCTCTTCCTAAATCGCTGATTGAATCCCGCCAGGGATCTTCACGGGAGGATCTCACTGAGGCGGGAAGTGATACCGCCAGTGCGTCCCCAAGTCATGATTACAAATCTTCACCCATCCATTTAGTATCCCCCATCACCGGTTACTCTACCTCAAGTCTTCCTTTACATAGCCGACCCCAGAAGAAGGTCATCAAACGTACCCCCACTGTTCCCTTACCTGGCAATATTATTATGGAAGAAGAGGACCAACTTGTTGACCACAAATATTCCTTAATGAgtaaaagtcaggacccacgCCCCATCAGTATGATTACCGCCAGTTCTGACAGCTTGTCCAG CCTCCCTGAAGAGGAAACAGAGACTCAAGGTCCTGATGGAGAACAGCCACTCCCTCCGCCGCCACCCCTCAGGCAATGGACACCAGTTCCAGTTAACTCACATCTCACGTCCATGCCAGCAGTTTCTGAGCTTAAACTTTCCAATGCAGAGAAAAGCAAAAG GACTCTATCCCACATCATGAGAGAGATGATACAAACAGAGAGAGACTATGTCCTGTCCTTGCAATATGTGATAGAGTATTACCTCCCTGAACTACAGCGCCCTGATGTACCACAGGCTTTGAGGGGGAAGGGCAGCATTATCTTTGGGAACATTGAAAAGATTTATCAGTTCCACTCTCGGTACTTCCTTAGGGAGGTAGAACGGTGCGAGAGAAACCCCTTCCAGATCTCCAACTATTTCCTCATGCAT GAGTCACAGTTTTACCTTTATGCACTCTATAACAAGAACAAACCAAAGTCAGACTTGTTGATGGCAGAATATGGGAAAATGTTCTTTAAG GACAAACAAGCCAAGTTGGGAGACAAGATGGATTTAGCCAGTTACCTGCTGAAGCCGGTTCAAAGGATGGGCAAGTATGCTCTTCTGCTGAAACAGATCATGAAGGAGTGTCCCCCATCAGACCAAGAATTCCAGGATCTCAGG GCAGCAGAACAAATGGTCAAGTTCCAACTTCGCCATGGAAATGATCTCCTTGCAATGGATTCTCTGAAAGATTGTGAT GTAAATCTACAAGAGCAGGGGAGATTACTGCGACAGGACGAGTTCATCGTGTGGCAGGGAAGAAGGAAATCCCTTCGTCATGTTTTCCTCTTTGAAGACCTTATCCTATTCAGTAAAACTAGGAGGGGCAGAAATGGGGGGCCAGACAGCTATCTTTACAAGTACTCTTTGAAG ATGGCTGAGGTTGGGCTAACAGAGAGCTATGGTGACACAGGATACAAGTTTGAGATCTGGTTCCGTAAGAGGTCAAAGGGTGACAGCTACATTCTGCAGGCCCAGAGTTCAGACATTAGGCACCACTGGGTGAAGGAAATCTCACGAGTCCTCTGGAACCAAGCCATCAAAAACAGGG AAAAGCACATGTCAGAGATGGCAACAATGGGAATAGGAAACAAACCCTGTTTGGAAATCAAACCAAGTGCCAACCAGATTAATGACCGCTTTATCAATGTGGCATCTGGAAACTTCCAGT CTCGTACACGGAATTCTATCGCTGTATCTTCCTTTGATCACATCCATCAGAACAACAAACGTCCCCACTCCATTATCTCAGTCAGCAGCACCTCCTCCTCCAGCAGCAGCCATTCGGGGGCTTTCTACCCCCACCATCTAATCCAGGACAGCTCCAGAACCAATTATCTGTCTAATG AGAGTGGCATAGGAACAGACATTTCTTCTGGTGAGGACCATGGAGCTAGATGTGACCAATCAGAGAGAGGCTTAGTGTTTACCAGACAGACAGCCATCAATGAGCCCAATCTATTCAGCGATGCCATCAGTACAGAT gtTTAA